The following proteins are co-located in the Rheinheimera salexigens genome:
- the rnr gene encoding ribonuclease R codes for MTVNDPHLAREQEKYENPIPSREFILQHIEKRNEPAYFDELVQELGLVDDDAIFALKKRLRAMERDGQLIYTRNRRYGLVDNMDLVKGTVLGHRDGFGFLKLDQGGPDWFLPQFEMRRLLPGDKVLATAQTIKSKDKIEARVVRILEARSEPVVGRYFKDFALGVVVPEDPRITQDIVIPDGEQGAARHGQVVLVEMTQRPSKRVNAIGRITEVLGEHLAPGMEIEVAIRNHQIPHEFSNAVLEQVAVYGEEVSEQAKQGRVDLTKLGLITIDGEDARDFDDAVYAESRKDGGWRLYVAIADVSAYVQPNTALDDSALERGNSVYFPDHVVPMLPEALSNGLCSLNPHVDRLCLVADMKISASGELESYQFYQAVMNSSARLTYNRVHKIIQGDEELRQQYAENLSNIEALQQLYTKLADVRTKRGALEFDTVETRFIFNSHRKIEQIVPVHRVESHKLIEECMIMANVAAARFIEKHEAHALFRVHERPDADRFANFRRFLAELGIEANLSAEPTPLELTQTLASLGERPDRELIETTMLRSMKQAVYQGDNQGHFGLALEAYAHFTSPIRRYPDLVLHRSIKSILAKQGQKVTGARYYTEAEIVPLGEQCSMTERRADDATREVADWLKCEYMQDHIGAEFAGVVATVTNFGLFVRLTELYIEGLVHISSLKNDYYHFDAERQALIGKQGNNSYRMGDVLSVKVAAVNLEARKIDLVLADDGQDASSRKPRKSSKKANAASATKSTDTAKSDKKPAKKPAKAKGARNITALKKAKPKSKVKKAKKTPKAD; via the coding sequence ATGACGGTAAATGATCCGCATCTTGCGCGAGAGCAGGAAAAATATGAAAATCCCATCCCTAGTCGTGAATTTATTCTGCAACATATTGAAAAACGTAATGAACCAGCCTATTTCGATGAATTAGTCCAAGAGCTAGGTTTAGTTGACGACGATGCTATTTTCGCCTTAAAAAAACGACTACGTGCCATGGAGCGCGATGGCCAGCTTATCTACACCCGAAACCGCCGCTATGGTTTAGTCGATAATATGGATTTGGTAAAAGGTACAGTACTCGGTCACCGTGATGGTTTTGGCTTTTTAAAGCTAGACCAAGGTGGACCTGATTGGTTTTTACCCCAATTTGAAATGCGCCGGCTATTGCCCGGCGATAAAGTACTAGCAACAGCGCAAACAATTAAAAGTAAAGATAAAATAGAAGCTAGGGTTGTGCGTATTTTAGAAGCACGCTCAGAACCGGTGGTTGGCCGCTATTTTAAAGATTTCGCCTTAGGTGTCGTTGTGCCTGAAGACCCGCGTATTACTCAAGATATTGTGATACCTGATGGTGAACAAGGCGCGGCTCGCCATGGTCAAGTCGTCTTAGTCGAAATGACGCAACGGCCTTCCAAACGGGTTAATGCCATTGGTCGTATTACTGAAGTGTTAGGTGAGCATTTAGCACCTGGCATGGAAATTGAAGTGGCTATTCGTAACCATCAAATCCCGCATGAATTTTCTAATGCCGTGCTTGAGCAAGTTGCGGTGTATGGTGAAGAAGTATCAGAGCAAGCTAAACAAGGTCGGGTAGATTTAACCAAGCTTGGTTTAATTACCATTGATGGTGAAGATGCTCGAGATTTTGATGACGCTGTATACGCTGAATCCAGAAAAGACGGGGGCTGGCGGTTATACGTTGCCATTGCTGACGTCAGTGCTTATGTGCAACCCAATACTGCTTTAGATGACAGTGCGTTAGAACGTGGTAATTCAGTGTATTTTCCTGATCACGTAGTGCCAATGTTGCCAGAAGCGTTATCTAATGGCTTATGCTCTTTAAATCCTCATGTTGATCGATTATGTTTAGTCGCCGATATGAAGATCAGTGCCAGTGGTGAATTAGAAAGCTATCAGTTTTATCAAGCTGTAATGAATTCTAGTGCTCGTTTAACCTATAACCGGGTACATAAAATCATCCAAGGCGACGAAGAACTGCGCCAACAATATGCAGAGAACTTAAGTAATATTGAAGCCTTACAGCAGTTATATACCAAGTTAGCAGACGTTCGTACTAAACGTGGCGCGCTGGAATTTGATACTGTTGAAACACGCTTCATATTTAATAGTCATCGTAAAATTGAACAAATAGTGCCAGTGCATCGTGTCGAGTCACATAAGCTGATAGAAGAATGCATGATTATGGCTAACGTAGCAGCAGCACGCTTTATTGAAAAGCATGAAGCCCATGCCTTGTTCCGCGTTCACGAGCGGCCAGATGCTGACCGATTTGCTAACTTCCGCCGCTTTTTAGCTGAATTAGGTATTGAAGCTAATTTATCAGCCGAGCCAACACCATTAGAATTGACCCAAACTTTAGCCAGTCTGGGTGAAAGACCCGATCGTGAGCTGATTGAAACCACTATGTTGCGATCTATGAAGCAAGCGGTGTATCAAGGCGATAATCAAGGTCACTTTGGTTTGGCGTTGGAAGCGTATGCCCACTTTACTTCACCTATTCGGCGCTATCCTGATTTAGTTTTGCATCGCAGTATTAAATCGATTTTAGCTAAACAAGGTCAAAAGGTTACCGGTGCGCGTTATTATACCGAAGCAGAAATTGTGCCTTTAGGCGAGCAATGTTCCATGACAGAGCGTCGTGCCGATGATGCTACACGTGAAGTCGCTGATTGGCTAAAATGTGAATATATGCAAGATCACATCGGTGCAGAATTTGCTGGCGTGGTAGCAACGGTGACTAACTTTGGTTTATTTGTTCGCTTAACCGAGTTGTACATTGAAGGTTTAGTCCATATCTCGTCATTAAAAAACGATTACTACCATTTTGATGCCGAGCGCCAAGCTTTAATCGGCAAGCAAGGCAATAATAGCTATCGCATGGGTGATGTATTAAGCGTAAAAGTGGCAGCGGTAAATTTAGAAGCCCGCAAAATTGATTTAGTGTTAGCGGATGATGGTCAAGACGCATCGTCGAGAAAACCACGCAAAAGCAGTAAAAAAGCCAATGCTGCCAGCGCGACAAAATCTACTGACACGGCAAAGTCTGACAAAAAGCCAGCTAAAAAGCCTGCTAAAGCAAAAGGCGCACGTAATATAACGGCGTTGAAGAAAGCTAAGCCTAAATCTAAAGTGAAAAAGGCTAAAAAAACGCCTAAAGCTGATTGA
- a CDS encoding tetratricopeptide repeat protein, protein MIKPRIIFLLSLLVAPIFACSQELEAVQLYSQDELLGLIRTNSHLQRVRQDDCQLVKDIEARADIMQLPAYQYLYGDMLAYAVCVPRNVERGWDLMLQSAGQGLPEGLEQVGRYYHLGHFVQPDLDKAIIYLREASALGNVKAQLRLAKLLASGQGSPVDFEQSYRWLHYAVTADAQQHKQIKQTLAALANKMPAGVVARAKRPIK, encoded by the coding sequence ATGATTAAACCGCGTATTATATTTCTATTATCACTGCTAGTCGCACCCATTTTTGCTTGTAGCCAAGAGCTAGAAGCAGTGCAATTATACTCTCAAGATGAATTATTAGGTTTAATTCGCACCAATAGCCATTTACAACGGGTACGCCAAGACGATTGCCAATTAGTGAAAGATATTGAAGCACGAGCGGATATTATGCAGCTACCTGCTTATCAATATTTATATGGTGACATGTTAGCGTATGCGGTGTGTGTACCACGTAATGTGGAGCGAGGCTGGGACTTAATGTTACAGTCTGCTGGACAGGGTTTGCCTGAGGGTTTAGAGCAGGTAGGTCGTTATTATCATCTTGGCCACTTTGTGCAGCCAGACCTTGATAAAGCCATTATCTACTTACGTGAAGCTTCGGCATTAGGTAATGTAAAAGCCCAATTACGTTTAGCTAAATTGCTGGCATCAGGTCAAGGAAGTCCAGTCGATTTTGAGCAAAGTTATCGTTGGTTGCATTATGCTGTGACGGCGGATGCACAACAACATAAACAAATTAAACAAACATTAGCAGCGTTAGCAAATAAAATGCCTGCTGGCGTAGTCGCTAGAGCAAAGCGACCCATAAAATGA
- a CDS encoding S41 family peptidase produces MKGLIGFFTLVLLVGCGGGGSMSNGSGGAAIAVCQQNNVNAKILCALQKNYLWYKDLPANINPTAYSSPEAMLEAIKAPQDRYSFITTEQEYYDRYVNATFFGYGFGNRPNEENNAYIVSYVYTDGSAAVNGLRRGDKIIEIEGVSVAEWLQRLAAGTATNDDIFGENKDGVMRQFVWQKPNGDIITADFIKGNVTTNTVLHREVRVRGDNRIGYLVFNSFIELSETELEQAFTFFKQQNVNEIVLDLRYNGGGLIRVANQLASHIAMPSVLNQTFIKYQYNDKNNNKNSTTLFSLGRGNTTLNLPRVVVLTTAGSCSSSELVINSLAPFIDVVQIGDTTCGKPVGQQPEIISGYVLFAINFQTVNALDQGAYFDGLVPNCRVDDEVVGDWGVNDDPLLAEALYYLDNEQCSAAGAAQAFTTFSAMPNQGLTPVNAPIVGLPAQFGNEH; encoded by the coding sequence ATGAAAGGGCTAATTGGTTTCTTCACGCTAGTGTTACTGGTTGGTTGTGGTGGCGGTGGTAGTATGAGCAATGGTAGTGGTGGTGCTGCTATTGCCGTGTGTCAGCAAAATAATGTTAATGCCAAAATACTTTGCGCCTTACAAAAAAATTATTTGTGGTACAAAGACTTACCTGCAAATATTAACCCTACTGCGTATAGCAGCCCTGAAGCAATGCTAGAAGCAATAAAAGCCCCGCAAGATCGCTATAGCTTTATTACTACTGAGCAAGAATATTATGATCGCTATGTCAATGCGACATTTTTTGGCTATGGCTTTGGCAACCGACCTAATGAAGAGAATAACGCTTATATCGTCAGTTATGTATATACCGATGGCTCTGCAGCAGTTAATGGATTACGTCGTGGCGATAAAATCATTGAAATTGAGGGCGTCAGTGTCGCGGAATGGTTGCAGCGCTTAGCGGCTGGCACCGCCACTAATGATGATATTTTTGGTGAGAACAAAGATGGTGTAATGCGCCAGTTTGTTTGGCAAAAGCCTAACGGAGACATTATCACCGCCGATTTTATTAAAGGCAATGTCACTACCAATACCGTATTGCATCGTGAAGTGCGGGTTCGTGGCGATAACCGTATTGGTTATTTAGTTTTTAATAGCTTTATTGAGTTATCTGAAACCGAACTAGAGCAAGCTTTTACCTTTTTTAAACAGCAAAATGTTAACGAAATTGTGCTCGATTTACGTTATAACGGCGGCGGCTTAATTCGGGTAGCCAATCAATTAGCCTCGCATATTGCTATGCCGAGTGTGCTTAACCAAACATTTATTAAATATCAGTATAATGACAAAAATAACAATAAAAATTCTACTACTTTGTTTTCATTAGGCCGAGGCAATACTACGTTAAATTTACCTAGAGTGGTGGTACTCACTACAGCAGGCAGTTGCTCGTCTAGTGAGTTAGTGATCAACTCCTTGGCGCCGTTTATAGATGTAGTACAAATCGGCGATACTACCTGTGGTAAGCCGGTCGGCCAACAGCCAGAAATTATTAGCGGTTATGTATTATTTGCGATTAATTTTCAAACCGTGAATGCCTTGGATCAAGGCGCGTATTTTGATGGCCTAGTGCCTAACTGCCGGGTAGATGACGAGGTCGTCGGTGATTGGGGTGTCAATGACGATCCATTATTGGCCGAAGCCTTATATTATTTAGATAACGAACAATGCAGTGCAGCCGGTGCCGCCCAAGCTTTTACTACTTTTAGCGCGATGCCTAATCAAGGTTTAACCCCAGTAAATGCGCCTATTGTTGGTTTGCCAGCTCAATTTGGTAATGAGCACTAA
- a CDS encoding adenylosuccinate synthase produces the protein MAKNVVVLGTQWGDEGKGKIVDLLTEKASYVVRYQGGHNAGHTLVIDGEKTVLHLIPSGILRANVKCVIGNGVVLSPEAFLTEMTMLEQRGIPVKERLLLSEACPLILPFHVELDKAREIARGDKPIGTTGRGIGPAYEDKVARRGLRVGDLFNPERFAKKLKEVMELHNFTLTQFYKVPAVDYQKTLDDALAIADILKPLIVDVTDLLDRARLAGKEIMFEGAQGTLLDIDHGTYPYVTSSNTTAGGVATGTGFGPRHLDYILGIVKAYTTRVGEGPFPTELTCAAGEHLGVKGHEFGATTGRKRRTGWFDAVAVKRAVQLNSISGFCLTKLDVLDGLDSIKICIGYKDAAGNISDVPPLAAECYDAVTPVYEEMPGWTDVTYGVQQVEKLPAAARSYIARLEQLTGVPIDIVSTGPDRNETIVLRHPFDS, from the coding sequence ATGGCCAAAAACGTTGTAGTGCTCGGCACCCAATGGGGTGACGAAGGAAAAGGTAAAATCGTTGACTTACTAACAGAGAAAGCTAGTTATGTGGTGCGCTATCAAGGCGGTCACAATGCTGGTCACACTTTAGTCATTGACGGTGAAAAAACTGTATTGCATTTGATCCCATCAGGTATTTTGCGCGCAAACGTAAAATGTGTGATTGGTAATGGTGTTGTGCTGTCGCCAGAAGCTTTTTTAACCGAGATGACGATGTTAGAGCAACGAGGCATCCCAGTTAAAGAACGTTTACTACTTAGCGAAGCGTGCCCTTTGATCCTGCCATTTCATGTTGAGTTGGATAAAGCGCGTGAGATTGCTCGTGGTGACAAGCCAATTGGTACTACCGGTCGCGGTATAGGCCCAGCCTATGAAGATAAAGTTGCCCGCCGTGGTTTACGCGTTGGCGATTTATTTAACCCAGAGCGATTTGCTAAAAAACTGAAAGAAGTGATGGAGTTACATAACTTTACCCTTACTCAGTTTTATAAAGTACCGGCTGTTGATTATCAAAAAACCTTAGACGATGCTTTAGCGATTGCTGATATCTTAAAACCGTTGATTGTTGACGTGACTGATCTGCTAGATCGGGCGCGTTTAGCCGGGAAAGAGATCATGTTTGAAGGCGCCCAAGGCACCTTGTTAGATATTGATCACGGTACTTACCCTTATGTTACTTCGTCTAACACTACCGCAGGTGGTGTAGCGACAGGTACGGGCTTTGGTCCACGTCATCTAGATTATATTCTAGGTATCGTTAAAGCCTATACCACACGCGTAGGTGAAGGCCCATTTCCAACGGAACTAACCTGTGCAGCTGGCGAACACTTAGGCGTTAAAGGCCATGAGTTTGGTGCGACAACAGGTCGTAAACGTCGTACCGGTTGGTTTGATGCAGTAGCGGTCAAGCGTGCAGTGCAGCTTAATAGTATTTCAGGTTTTTGCTTAACCAAACTAGATGTCTTAGATGGTTTGGACAGTATTAAAATCTGTATTGGCTATAAAGATGCAGCAGGTAACATCAGCGATGTGCCACCTTTAGCAGCTGAATGCTACGATGCGGTGACACCGGTGTATGAAGAGATGCCTGGTTGGACCGACGTTACCTATGGTGTGCAACAAGTTGAAAAACTACCTGCAGCAGCCCGTAGTTATATTGCCCGCTTAGAGCAATTAACCGGCGTACCGATTGATATTGTTTCAACCGGGCCAGATCGTAATGAAACCATAGTGTTGCGTCATCCATTTGACTCGTAA
- a CDS encoding aminotransferase class V-fold PLP-dependent enzyme translates to MYQHFYQRFLQANQGKQHFACHSHHYWPDVTRDAMLEYWDDSARLVDDKWRYIFNDKLPETQHLIADILQLPQPEQLVFAPNTHELVMRLLSCFDLRKPLKILSTDSEFHSFSRQVKRLAEYDNVQLDSIATEPFASFEQRFIQAAGAEQYDMIFVSQVFFNSGYAITDLAKFVQQLAAQSQAMIVIDGYHGFMAIPTDLSSIAERVFYVAGSYKYAQAGEGCCFMAVPLSSEHRPLYTGWFAEFGTLAAERSATALYSEDGFRFAGSTMDFSALYRLNAVLRLFKQQGITVGRSHHYVQALQQSFLQKLDQVAHEQLNRHNLLQHDLSHHGHFLTFRLNSTAEAAELAAQLKRAGVETDYRGERIRFGFGLYHNSADYDLSCLS, encoded by the coding sequence ATGTATCAACACTTTTATCAGCGCTTTTTACAGGCGAATCAAGGCAAGCAACACTTTGCTTGTCATTCTCATCATTACTGGCCAGATGTCACGCGTGACGCTATGCTGGAGTATTGGGATGATAGCGCACGCTTAGTGGATGATAAATGGCGTTATATCTTCAATGATAAACTGCCAGAAACCCAACATTTAATTGCTGATATTCTGCAGTTACCGCAACCAGAACAACTGGTATTTGCGCCTAATACTCATGAATTAGTGATGCGGTTATTAAGTTGCTTTGATTTACGTAAACCGTTAAAAATTTTAAGCACCGACAGTGAATTTCATAGCTTTAGTCGCCAAGTTAAACGGTTGGCCGAATACGATAATGTGCAACTCGACAGTATAGCGACTGAACCCTTTGCCAGTTTTGAACAACGTTTTATTCAAGCGGCTGGGGCTGAGCAATACGATATGATATTTGTTAGCCAGGTATTTTTTAATTCTGGTTATGCCATTACCGATCTTGCCAAATTTGTTCAGCAGTTGGCAGCGCAGAGCCAAGCTATGATTGTGATTGATGGCTATCACGGGTTTATGGCCATACCGACAGACTTATCTAGTATTGCAGAGCGGGTATTTTATGTTGCCGGTAGTTATAAGTATGCCCAAGCTGGCGAAGGCTGTTGTTTTATGGCCGTACCGCTCAGTAGCGAGCATCGGCCATTGTACACTGGCTGGTTTGCTGAATTTGGTACCTTAGCGGCCGAGAGGTCAGCAACGGCTTTATATAGTGAGGATGGCTTTAGGTTTGCTGGCTCAACCATGGACTTTAGTGCTTTGTATCGCCTCAATGCAGTGTTACGTTTGTTTAAGCAACAGGGCATCACTGTGGGCCGGAGTCATCATTATGTTCAAGCCTTACAACAGAGCTTTTTACAAAAGTTAGACCAGGTAGCGCACGAGCAACTTAATCGGCATAATTTGCTGCAACACGATTTAAGCCATCATGGTCACTTTCTGACTTTTCGTTTAAACAGCACTGCCGAAGCAGCAGAATTGGCGGCACAACTGAAACGGGCTGGGGTAGAAACGGATTATCGTGGTGAAAGAATACGGTTTGGCTTTGGTCTGTACCATAATAGTGCTGATTATGATCTAAGTTGCCTAAGTTAA
- the hflC gene encoding protease modulator HflC: protein MRNLLIAIIAVAVFILISALFVIPEGERGIVIQFGKIQRDDAQQVVVYEPGLHLKIPFIETVRKLDARIQTLDDAADRFVTAEKKDLLVDSYVKWRIKDFGAYFLSTGGNKAQAEVLLKQYINNGLRTEFGARTIQEIVSGERTQLMERALQQAGQAAKELGIGVVDVRVKQINLPQEVSSSIFARMEAERHAVAREHRSKGREKAEIIRADVDARVTVMVADAERNSRTVRGEGDALAARVYADAYNKNAEFFSFVRSMEAYRNSFNSKDDILVVQPDNDFFKYMKSDKVQN from the coding sequence ATGAGAAACTTATTAATAGCCATAATAGCGGTTGCAGTATTTATATTGATTTCGGCACTGTTTGTTATACCTGAAGGTGAACGCGGTATTGTTATCCAATTTGGTAAAATCCAGCGTGATGATGCACAACAAGTGGTTGTGTATGAGCCAGGTTTACACTTAAAAATACCATTTATTGAAACGGTGCGTAAACTTGATGCAAGGATCCAAACCCTAGATGACGCAGCTGACCGCTTCGTTACAGCTGAGAAGAAAGACTTATTAGTCGATAGTTATGTCAAATGGCGGATTAAAGACTTTGGAGCTTACTTCCTTTCAACTGGCGGTAACAAAGCTCAAGCTGAAGTATTGTTAAAGCAATATATCAATAACGGTTTACGGACTGAATTTGGTGCGCGTACCATTCAAGAAATTGTTTCTGGTGAGCGTACGCAATTAATGGAACGGGCATTGCAGCAAGCTGGTCAAGCAGCTAAAGAGCTAGGTATAGGCGTGGTTGATGTGCGAGTTAAGCAAATTAACTTACCGCAAGAAGTTAGTAGCTCTATCTTTGCGCGCATGGAAGCCGAGCGGCATGCTGTTGCCCGTGAACATCGTTCTAAAGGTCGTGAAAAAGCTGAAATAATTCGAGCTGACGTTGACGCTCGGGTGACGGTAATGGTCGCGGATGCTGAGCGTAACTCGCGTACTGTTCGCGGTGAAGGTGATGCTTTAGCGGCAAGAGTGTATGCTGATGCTTACAATAAGAATGCTGAGTTCTTTTCTTTTGTCCGTAGTATGGAAGCCTATCGTAATAGCTTTAACAGTAAAGACGATATCTTAGTTGTTCAGCCAGATAATGATTTCTTTAAATATATGAAATCAGATAAAGTGCAAAACTAA
- the hflK gene encoding FtsH protease activity modulator HflK yields the protein MAWNEPGNNGKNNDPWKQGGRDQGPPDLDEVFRNFGKKFGGIFGGGKSSNNNGSGGAFAALILIVIVAAIVWALSGFYTVKESERGIVLRFGQYHSEVDPGIHWNPTFIDQIIPVDITSVRSLRTDGFMLTQDQNLVRVTFEVQYRVFNPRQYKFSVVDADSSLHEATDAALRYVIGHSIMDDVLTRGREVVRQNTREELESVIEPYKLGLALVDVNFRDARPPEEVRDAFDDAIKAQEDQERFIKEAEAYALEIEPRARGQVNRIMQEADAYKQQIVLKAQGEVARFEKLLPEYVAAPKVTRDRMYIETMEYVYSNTSKVMVDVKNGNNIMYLPLDKMINSSSSATRDSNSSGGMPLVPPRSSSDNQAAQDRKEPLRSSSTRSSGRG from the coding sequence ATGGCTTGGAATGAGCCGGGTAACAATGGTAAAAATAACGATCCTTGGAAACAAGGTGGTCGTGACCAGGGCCCACCAGATTTAGATGAAGTGTTTCGCAACTTTGGTAAAAAGTTTGGCGGAATATTTGGCGGCGGAAAATCGTCAAATAATAATGGCTCAGGCGGTGCTTTTGCGGCCTTAATATTAATCGTGATTGTCGCTGCTATTGTCTGGGCACTTAGTGGTTTTTATACCGTTAAGGAATCAGAGCGCGGTATCGTATTGCGCTTTGGCCAATACCATAGTGAAGTGGATCCGGGTATTCATTGGAACCCCACTTTTATTGATCAGATAATTCCAGTTGATATCACTAGCGTACGTTCATTACGTACTGATGGTTTTATGCTGACTCAAGATCAAAACTTAGTACGGGTGACGTTTGAAGTTCAGTATCGGGTATTTAACCCACGCCAGTATAAGTTCTCGGTAGTGGATGCCGATAGCAGTTTACATGAAGCGACAGATGCTGCCTTACGTTATGTTATTGGTCATTCTATTATGGATGACGTATTAACACGGGGCCGTGAAGTCGTTAGGCAAAACACCCGCGAAGAGCTAGAGTCGGTTATAGAACCTTATAAACTAGGTTTAGCCTTAGTTGATGTGAACTTCCGTGACGCCAGACCACCAGAAGAAGTGCGAGACGCTTTTGATGATGCGATTAAGGCTCAAGAAGACCAAGAACGTTTTATCAAAGAAGCTGAAGCCTATGCACTTGAAATAGAGCCTCGTGCTCGTGGTCAAGTAAACCGGATCATGCAAGAAGCAGATGCCTATAAACAGCAAATTGTGTTAAAGGCTCAAGGTGAAGTCGCGCGGTTTGAAAAACTATTACCAGAATACGTGGCAGCACCAAAAGTGACACGAGATCGGATGTATATCGAAACGATGGAATACGTGTATAGCAACACTTCTAAGGTAATGGTTGATGTTAAGAACGGCAATAACATTATGTATTTGCCACTTGATAAAATGATCAACTCATCATCTTCTGCGACACGTGATAGTAATTCATCGGGCGGCATGCCGTTAGTTCCACCACGTAGTAGCTCTGATAATCAAGCAGCACAAGATCGTAAAGAGCCATTACGCAGCTCATCAACACGCAGTAGTGGTCGGGGGTAA
- the hflX gene encoding ribosome rescue GTPase HflX, whose translation MSDTSVNLEQAILVHVNFPQQHNSEDLTELKLLVSSAGVQALQTVTLNRSAPDSKHFVGSGKAAEIADLVEQTQANLVVFNHALTPAQTRNLERLCQARVIDRTTLILDIFAQRARTYEGKLQVELAQLEHLASRLVRGWDGLDRQKGGIGMRGPGEAQLETDRRLLRVRVKALQAKLEKLTVQREQSRRARQKAATPVISLVGYTNAGKSSLFNRMTDSEVYAADQLFATLDPTLRQLNLPMVGGVVLADTVGFIRHLPHNLVAAFKSTLQETREADLQLHIVDAADPRKTDNMQQVAAVLEEIGADQIVQLTVYNKIDLLDQAPRIEYNEYNLPIAVYVSANTGQGIDLLIKAITQLLSQTHLYLKLSLPPEQSAWRARCYEQHCVQEEYFDDEGNCHLRLSIADPVWQRWLKQSQGQLQNYVVSSTDI comes from the coding sequence TTGTCTGATACTAGCGTAAATCTGGAACAAGCGATCCTTGTCCATGTGAATTTCCCCCAGCAGCATAATAGTGAGGATTTAACCGAGCTAAAGCTGTTGGTGTCTTCTGCCGGTGTTCAGGCGTTACAGACGGTTACTCTTAACCGCAGCGCGCCTGATTCGAAACATTTTGTCGGTTCAGGTAAAGCCGCCGAAATTGCCGACTTGGTTGAACAAACACAAGCTAATCTTGTGGTGTTTAATCATGCCTTAACGCCTGCTCAAACCCGTAATCTAGAGCGCTTATGTCAAGCGCGAGTAATAGACCGTACTACCCTTATTTTAGATATTTTTGCGCAACGAGCCCGAACTTACGAAGGTAAGTTACAAGTCGAATTAGCACAGCTAGAGCACTTAGCATCACGACTAGTCCGGGGCTGGGATGGCTTAGATAGGCAAAAGGGCGGTATTGGTATGCGCGGACCTGGTGAAGCGCAGCTAGAAACCGATCGTCGTTTATTGCGAGTGCGGGTGAAAGCCTTGCAAGCAAAATTAGAAAAGCTAACAGTACAGCGGGAGCAAAGTCGTCGAGCAAGACAAAAAGCGGCGACACCGGTTATATCGTTAGTCGGTTACACCAACGCAGGTAAGTCGAGTTTATTTAATCGAATGACAGACTCTGAAGTGTATGCCGCTGATCAATTATTTGCGACGCTTGACCCTACGTTACGTCAATTAAACTTACCCATGGTGGGCGGCGTAGTGCTGGCTGATACGGTCGGTTTTATTCGGCATTTGCCGCATAATTTAGTCGCCGCATTTAAATCCACTTTGCAGGAAACCCGTGAAGCAGATTTACAATTACATATTGTTGATGCGGCAGATCCGCGAAAAACCGATAATATGCAACAAGTGGCTGCGGTATTAGAAGAAATTGGCGCCGATCAAATTGTCCAGCTAACCGTGTATAATAAAATTGATCTATTGGATCAAGCACCACGGATTGAATATAACGAATACAATTTGCCCATAGCAGTGTATGTTTCAGCTAATACTGGCCAAGGCATTGATCTGCTAATCAAAGCTATAACGCAGCTATTGTCGCAAACCCATTTATATCTTAAATTATCATTGCCACCAGAGCAGTCTGCATGGCGCGCACGCTGTTATGAACAGCATTGTGTACAAGAAGAATATTTTGATGATGAGGGTAATTGCCATTTAAGACTAAGCATTGCTGACCCAGTTTGGCAGCGCTGGTTAAAGCAAAGCCAAGGGCAATTACAAAACTATGTCGTCAGCTCTACAGATATTTGA
- the hfq gene encoding RNA chaperone Hfq — MAKGQSLQDPFLNTLRRERIPVSIYLVNGIKLQGQIESFDQFVILLKNTVSQMVYKHAISTVVPARAVNTSMHHGTTQDDEEDSE, encoded by the coding sequence ATGGCAAAGGGCCAATCATTACAAGATCCATTTTTAAACACCTTAAGACGGGAGCGCATTCCTGTTTCAATTTATTTGGTGAATGGAATTAAATTACAAGGTCAAATCGAGTCATTTGATCAGTTCGTTATTTTGTTAAAAAACACTGTGAGTCAAATGGTATATAAACATGCCATTTCAACAGTGGTACCAGCACGTGCGGTAAATACCTCTATGCATCACGGTACAACACAAGATGACGAAGAGGATTCAGAATAA